The Pseudomonas sp. B21-023 genomic interval ACGCCTGGGCAGGACAGTACCCTCTCAACCACTGCACGTTCACAGGTCATGGCATGAACCGGGGCCGGCATGGCGCTTTCATGGGGTTGCAGACGACCCGGCAGGCTGTCGGTGTGCTCGCGAACATCTTGATGCCTGGCCTCGGGCAAATTTGGGCCGGTCGGCTGGTGCGTCTCGGTCTCCTCGGGCTTCGTCGAGGTGAACGGATGACTGACCGAGTCCTCGGTGAGCGCGGGTGGTTCGAGCACAGGTGGGTAGTGGTCTGCCCGGGCCAGGGCGGGCGCCAATGGATAGCCAAGGCCCAGATGGTCTGGCTCCCGAGGGATGCCCTGCCTGTCTGGCGGGGGTAGCAGCAGCTGTTCGAACAACAGCCGCTGGCTGTTCCGGGGAGGCGAGCGAGGCGTGTCAGTCGAGGGGGGTAGTAAGGCAGGCACAGGCAGGGTCTTCATGGTTGCAAGCCACCGTGTAAACAGTGCTCCTCCAACTCGAACTCCTGCCTGCGCTCCGCCAATCGAGTGGCACGCAGGTGTGCCTGGTCCCGCAGTTGGACGAAACTGTCCCTTTTTTTTCGGGTCTGGGCGAGCTGCGCTTGGGCCTGCTGATGTGCCGTGTACTGGCGCGCCAGTGCAGCCTTGCAGGCAACGACTTGCCCATGCAGGCTCGCTTCGCGCTCACCGAGCAGGCCGACCTGCCGGCGCCAGTGCTCCAAGGCACGACAGTCGGTCAACTGGCCGACATGCGCGGCGAACAGGCGTTGTTGTTCTTCGCGGGACCCGCGGCAAAACGCCAGGTGCGCATCGACGGCCTGTGCCTCGGCTTGCTCTGTCGCCTGTAGAAGGGCCAGCTGGCTTCGCGCTTCACGCTCGGCCCGCTGAAGTCTGCGTTGCTTGATTTTCGCAAGGGCGGTCAGGGGCACCGGGTGATCTCCAGTAGTTGGTCGAGGCTCTGCCGCAGCGAGACGTTTTCGTTGGGGGGCTGGCACAGCCAGGCGCGGATGGCTTCGCGTTTGCCGATGGCCTGGTCCGCGAGTGGATCCTGGCCCTGCGTGTACTCACCGATCCTGAGCAGCAGTTCGACTTCCTCATACCGGGCCATCCATTCGCGCAGTAGTCCGGCGGCGGCACGGTGTTCCGGGCTGACGACCTGGTGCATGACCCGGCTGACCGAGCGCAGCACGTCGATGGCCGGGTAGTGGTTGGCGGCTGCCAGGGCCTGTGACAGGACGATATGGCCATCGAGGATCGAGCGGGTTTCCTCGGCGATCGGTTCGTTCAGGTCATCGCCTTCCACCAGCACCGTGTAGAGTGCGGTGATCGAGCCCTTGGCCGATTGCCCGGCGCGTTCCAGCAGGCGCGGCAACTGGGCGAACACCGAAGGCGGAAAGCCGCGCCGGGTCGGCGGTTCGCCCGCGGCCAGGCCGATCTCCCGCTGGGCCCGGGCGAAGCGGGTCAGGGAATCCATCAGCAACAGGACCTTGTTGCCCTGGTCGCGGAAATATTCGGCGACGCTGGTGGCGACGAAGGCCGCCCGGGCGCGCTCCATGGCCGGGCGGTCGGAGGTCGCGACCACCAGCACCGCACGCCGCAGGCCGTGCTCGCCGAGTTCGTGGTGAATGAATTCACGTACCTCGCGACCGCGCTCGCCGATCAGGGCGAGCACGATCACGTCTGCCTCGGCGTTGCGCAGCAGCGTGGCCAGCAGGGTGCTCTTGCCGCCACCGGCGGGGGCGAAGATGCCTGTGCGTTGCCCTTCGGCACAGGTGAGCAGGCCATCGATACAGCGCACACCCAGGCTCAAGGGGGTATCGACCAGCTTGCGGCTCAGTGGCGATGGCGCGTCCCTATGCACGGGGTACCAGGCTTGTGGTGCAGCCGGCGGGCTGCCGTCGAGCGGGTTGCCCAGGCCATCCAGCACCGTCCCCAGCAAATGCTCGCCTACACCCACGCGGTGCATGCCGCCGGTGGGGCATACCTCGGTGCGCGTGCACAGCCCCTGCATGTCGCCCAGCGGAGCGAGCAGCGCCTGGTCCTGCTGCAGGCCGATGACTTCGGCCAACAGTTCAGGCAGGCCGCCCGGCCTGCGCAGCCGGCACAGTTCGCCGACCTGCACGCCGGGCGCCAGTGCACGGATCAAGGTGCCGGTGACCTGGGTGACCTTGCCGTTGGCTTGCACCAGTGTGGCGTTGTTCACGGCGGCCAGCAGGGCCTGGGGAGTCTGGAGCAGCGATGGCGGCATGGGAAAGGTTGCAGCGCGAATGATGGGCGCCATTCTAGGTAGCCTGCCGCGCAGCGGATTTCACTGTGAGGCGCATGTTTTTAGTTTTCGGTCGGACGCTGTCGCGCTTGGCGACAGGCTAAAAAGAAGCGGCCAGTGGCAACAGAGGGGCGCAGGGCTTACCTCTAGCATGGCGCTCATTCTTTGATGCGACGACGAGGTGGGGATGAGCGAAGGCGTCGGCTTTTTACGCAGTGAACCGGGACTGGCCATGCTGCCCGGTTGGGAGGCGCAGGGGCAGTCGGTCCTGCAAGCGCGGCAGGTGGCGCCGATGGCGCAGCAGGCCAGCATGGCGGAGGAGGTGTCCATGGCGTTCTCGTCACTGGCCAACGCGCGGCTCAGTACCCGCAGCCGCGTCACCGATGCGCGCCAGCTGGGTTTGCGCGCGGGCCAGGAGGCCGAGGCCATGCTGGCCAAGGTGCCGGATGTGCAGCGTCGATCACTGGATGAGCTGGTGGCCTGGTTGCGCCAGCACCCTCAGCTGACTCCGGGTGAGCTGCAGGCCCGCCTGGATGGATTTTCTGCTGAGGCCTGTCATCGCTACCTGGCGTTGGCCTATGCCCGCGACGCGTTGGGCACGACGGTTGATGCGCATGGCTTGGCCGGCAAGCTGGACCAGGCCATGGCAGCCTTGACGCAGACCCATGGCCAGGCGATCGAGCTGGGCATCGAGATCGGTCCGCTGGCCCAGGCAACGCAGGCGCAGGGGGTGGCCGAAGTGGTAGCGTTGCGCGGCGTGTACTGCGATTTCCTGTGCGACTATCGCGGGCTCAGGCATGCCTGGGATGAGCTGCGTGCGCGCTTTGGCGATGCCGCCATCGACGACATCGCGCAGTTCATGCTCAACGGCCTGGCCAGCCATATCAATGGGCCGTCCTCGAGCCTGGACAGTAACCGGCTGCAACAGGTCATCAGCGACATGAAGCTGGTGCAGGCGCTCAAGAAACTGGAAGGCGACACTGTCGCGCTGTTCCGCCAGCTTGCCGGAGAGCCCAGTGGCGTACGGACCTTCTGACCTGGTCAGCGACTTGCTGGCGTTGATCGACAAACGCTGGGCAACGGTGCAGGACATCCAGCGCCTGCTCGCGGCGTTGCCGCTTGGCCCGCAGGTGCAACGTATCCAGTGCCTGCGGGAGTTACAGCGGATCTTCCGTCTGCTGCCCGTGCAAGTATTCAGCGACGAGGCGCAACGCGAGCATCTGTTGGCAGTCTGGCAGTTGGCCATGGACCAGGCCGTCGACGATGAGGAGGCGATGCTGTGCGGCGCGCGGGAGGCATGAGCATGGGCTTTTGCACGGCAGCCGTGGCCCAGTTCTGTCGCGACTTGGGTGTGGCGCCAGCGCAACCGCAGGAACCTTTGCTGCGCCTGGAGTTGCCAGGTGCAGGCGTTTTGCAGCTCGAACGGCTAGCAGGGCAGTTGACGCTGTGGCTGGATTTTTCCGTGCACGGGGCGATGTTCGAGCGCGCCATGCGGTGTGCGCTCAGGCAGGTGTACGAACACCAGGCCTGTGGTTGCCTGCTGCGCTGTGGTCTGCTTGCCAACGATCATCTGGTGCTGCTGGCAGGCCTCGACGAACACGGTTTGACCGAGCAGGCCTTGCATCGGGCCTATCGCTTGCTGACGCGGGTACGCACCGAGGTGTTGGCAGCATGAGCGTTATCGAGCTGGCCGGGCAGGCCCATGATTTCTCGCTGCCGTGGGCGCCAGCCGACGCGGCGCTTGCCCAGCCAGAATGCGACGCTCTGCCTATGCCGGGGCAGCCGGTGCAGGCGCACTTGCGTGAGCTGTACCCGCAGCATCAGGCGGCACGCCTGCGTCTGGCGTACGCCAGGCCCGAACATGAACTGCGCAGCCTTTACAACCCGCAGCATTTCACCCGAGCACTGGGCTCGCTGGTGGAACAGCTGCTTGCCTCGCAGGCCCCCGGGTGCCCAGAGGCGGCGGCACTGGTGCAAGCGCTACTGGCCGACCGCCGTACGCTGGAGTGCTGCGTTAACGTCCTGCTCAAGGTGTGAATACATGAAATTGTCGAACGAACAGCAGGATGTCTTGCAGTTGTTGGCCTGGTTGCATCTGCAATGCGGTTGGCCCGAACGGGCGCGGGTGTTGCTGGAGGTGCTGTTGCGCGCCGATCCCCAGCATCGCGCCGGGTGTCGAGCCGCAGTGGTGGTGGCGCTGGAGCTGGGCGATTGGGCGGGGGCCGAACGTCAGTGCCTGGCGCTGCGTGACGCGGGCGAGCTGCAGCCGCCCTTGTGGCTGTGCCTGAGCCAGGCACAGCAAATGGCCGGCCGATTGGAGCAGGCCCAGGCCACCTATGCCGAGTACCAGCGGCGCAAGGCATGCCCATGAATCAGCTGCCCCGAATACTTGGCCAGATCGGCGCACGCAAGGACCTGATGCTGGCCGTGATGTTGCTGGCGGTGGTGTTCATGATGATCCTGCCGCTGCCGCCCCTGCTGCTGGACTTGCTGATCGCCCTGAACATCACCATCGCCGTAGTGCTGCTGATGATGTCGGTGTACGTGGTCTCGCCGCTGCATTTCTCGGTGTTCCCCTCGGTGCTGCTGGTCACCACGCTGTTCCGCCTGGCGCTGTCGATCAGTACCACGCGGATGATCCTGCTGGAGGCCGATGCCGGGCAGATCGTGCAGACCTTCGGCGACTTCGTGGTGGGCGGCAACCTGGTGGTGGGCTGCATCCTGTTCCTGATCATCACCATCGTGCAGTTCCTGGTCATCACCAAGGGCGCCGAGCGGGTGGCGGAAGTCAGCGCGCGGTTTTCCCTCGACGCCATGCCGGGCAAGCAGATGAGCATCGACGGCGACCTGCGCGCCGGCGTCATCGACGTCAACGAAGCCCGTGAGCGCCGCGGCGAGGTGGAGAAGGCCAGCCAGATGTTCGGTGCCATGGATGGCGCGATGAAGTTCGTCAAGGGCGACGCTATCGCCGGGTTGCTGATCATCATCGTCAACCTGCTGGCAGGGCTGGCCATCGGCGTGATGCAGAAGGGCATGAGCGCGGGTGACGCGCTGCAGCTCTACGCGGTACTCACCGTCGGTGACGGTATGGTCAGCCAGGTGCCGGCGTTGTTGATCGCCATCACGGCGGGAATCATCGTCACCCGTGACGGTCAAGGCGCCCATGACTTGGGGGCGAATATCGGCAGCCAGGTCATGGCGCAGCCCAAGGCGCTGCTGATCGGTGGCGCCTTGCTGGGGTTGTTCGGTCTCATCCCGGGCTTCCCGACAGTCACGTTCTTCATTCTCGCATTGATGGTCGGGGGCGGTGGCTGGTGGGCGCTCCGCCAGCGGCGTGTCGAAGAGGCTGACCAGCAGCACAGTGGCGGTCTGCCGGCGTTGCTGGCCAATGGTGCCGGTGCGCCAGCGCTGAAACCCGCAGGCAAGGCGAAGATGGGCGCCGACCCGCAGGCCTTTGCCCTGACGGTGCCCTTGCTCATCGATGTGGACAGCGAGTTGCAAGCCGCCCTGGAGGCCGCCTCGTTGAACGATGAACTGGCACGGGTCCGCCAGGCGCTCTACCTGGACCATGGCGTGCCGTTCCCTGGTATCCGCCTGCGTTTCAACAGCGCGCTTGGCCCTGGGGAGTACCGCATCCTGTTGCAGGAAGTGCCGGTGGCGCGAGGCGAACTGATGCCTGGGTATCTGCTGGTTCAGGAGCAGCCAGCTCAGCTGGCGCTTGTCGGCGTGCCCTACGTAGAGGGCCAAGCGCTGTTGTCTGGGCGTGCCAGCCTTTGGGTGGAGCAGGACCTGCGTGATTGCCTGGAGCGTGCCGGCTGTGCCTTCCTGGCAGTCGACCAGGTACTTGCCTGGCACCTGTCCCATGTCTTGTGCGAATACGCCGGGGATTTCATCGGCATCCAGGAGACCCGCTACCTGCTGGAGCAGATGGAGCAGGGCTATGGTGAGCTGGTCAAGGAGGTACAGCGGATCCTGCCGTTGCAGCGAATCAACGAGGTCTTTCAGCGGTTGGTGGGCGAGGGCATCTCGATCCGCAACATGCGTTCGATCCTCGAGGCCCTGGTCGAATGGGGGCAGAAGGAAAAGGACGTGGTGCAGTTGGCCGAATATGTGCGCAGCAGCCTCAAGCGCTACATCTGCTACAAGTACGCCAGTGGCCACAACCTGCTGCCGGCCTACCTGCTCGACCCGGCGGTCGAGGAGATGATCCGCAACGGCATCCGCCAGACCAGCGCCGGCAGCTACCTGGCCCTGGAACCTGCGCAGAGCGATGCCTTTCTCGCCCAGGTCAAAGCTGCGGTGGGCAACCTGCATGAAGCCCAGGCAAGGCCCGTGCTCGTGGTGTCCATGGACATCCGGCGCTATGTGCGCAAGTTGGTCGAAGGCGTTTATTCCGACTTGCCTGTGCTGTCCTTTCAGGAACTCACCACGCAGATCAACATCCAGCCACTGGGGCGCATTGGCTGACGCCATTCTGGCGTCAGAAACCGTACCCCTGAACTACAAAATCGCGGCCGGGCCTGACGGAACGACCGCCACCGCCTCATTAGACTGCATCTGTCGGTACCTCGACCTGGTCATGGCCAGGCTCACCTCGAGACGGGGTAACCAGCCAATCGGAAGCAGATGATGAGCAGTTCTATCGATGTATTGAATCGCCCTGCGCCCTTGTCGCCTGTCGATCGCGTGGCCCCCCCGCCGATCTGGGTGGACATTCAGAGGGTGGAGCGGTTTCTCGACCAAAACGCGATCACGGCAGCGGATGGTCAAGGCCTGCCTTTGAGCCGCGAGTACCGGCGCCAGGTCATAGAGACCTTGCTGGGCCCCGAGGGGCAGGCGCGATTGGCGCAGAGCCGACCCTACTTCGACAGCCTGCTGCCGCATCCGCTGCCCGACCAGCCTGTCGATGCGCTGATCCAGTTGCTGGAAGCCTATGCGGCGTGGTTGCCGGGCGCACCCGTGCAGCTGGTGAACCTGGGCGAACGGCTACGCATGGACGAGCTGGTAATGGCGGCGATGGGTTTGCGCATGCGCAAGCAGAAAGCCGAGCGTACCGAGCTCAGCGAGCAACTGAAGAGCCTCACCGCGGAGCTGAAGATCTTCAGCGTGATCCAGTCCAAGGTCAACGTGGTCATGGCAGCCAAGGGCACCTTCGATCTTCAGGACCCGGGCTTCAACCTCTTCGACCCGAAGTTGTACGACCTGGATGCGGCTGCCTGGGAAACCAGCCCTGAACGCCGATTGCTTGCGTCGTACGGCAATGCAGTCGTGACGGTGCGGCAGTTCCTGGCAGACACGCCCACTGGCATTTCGCCCAACGGCAGTGATCGTCGTCCACACAGGGTCAGCGGACCGATGGATGGCCTGGAATCGCAATATAGCTGGCACAAGGACAACAACCCGCTGGCCAACTTCTCCCAGGCCTTGAGCGATCGCACCCGCATCGTCAACGACAAGGTGACCGAGCAGACCACCCTGCTCAATGACGTGGGGTCGCGGTACACCACCTCCACCGAGGTGATGATGAAGTTCGTCGAGACGTGGTTCTCGATGCTGTCGAAGATTATGCAGAACTGAGGTGATTGATGACTGCAGCACAACAGATAGGCGCCGATGCCATCGAGGCCGAGGCGATCGAAGGTTTCTTCGCTGAGGGCGGCACGTTCGCCATGTTGCGCGGGATTGGCGCGGCACAGCTTGAAACGCTCTATGCCCAGGCATTCGGCTTCTACCAGGGGGGGCGGTTGGAGGATGCCTTGACGATGTTCAAGGGGCTGGCGGCGCTCGACCACTACGACGCCCGGGCATTTCTCGGGGTGGCAGCCTGCTACCAGGCGTTGCAGCGTTATCAGGAGGCGTTACCGGCCTACGCCTACGGCGCAATGCTTGCACCGCACGACCCACGTTTCTGCTTGCATGCCGCTGAATGTCAACAGCATCTGGGTGACCTGGTTTCGGCCCGCAGCGGCTACGAACACGCGCAGGCGTTGGCAGAGAACGGTGAACAGGGTGGTTTGGCGAGCAGGGCACAGGGGCTACTTGAGGCATTGCGACAGAAGGAGGCTGCGAGCCATGCGAACTGAACACTTCGTCACTGAAGCGCGGGTGATCGCGGCTGCAAGCGAGATTGAAACGCCAATGACGGGCACGGCCGTCCGCTTGCCAGGCGATACCGGTATGGCCTCGGTAGCCACGCCATCCCGGCCTGATCGTAATGTCAGGTTGGACCCTCCGGTGATTCAGGAGTCTCTGGCAACCGGACGCGACCTTCACGGCCTGCTCGATAAAAGTGTCGACCCCGGGCGCTTCATGCAGCCGGCATTGGCCACGCTACCCGATGTCGGAGCGTTGATACTCGGGCAGCTCGCCGGAGAGATTTCCGATGCCGAGCTGGATATCCGCCTCACTGAACTGCTGAGCCGGTTGGGCGCCCGCCAGACCGAACTCAACCTGCAGCAAGTTCGGCAGATGACCGAGCAGAACCGCCAGCAGATGGCGCTCAACGCGCAGAAAATGGCAGAGGTGAGCCAGCGCCATCAGGACGCCGGCACGGCGAGTGTTTTTGCCAAGGTCTTCGGCTGGGCAGCGGCCATCGTGTCCATCGTGGTCGGCACGGTGATGGTTGCGACGGGCCTGGGCGCCGTGGCGGGCGCCCTGATGATCGCCGGTGGCGTCATGGGGGTCGTGTCCATGTCGTTGAACCAGGCAGCCGAGGACGGGCATATCTCCAAAGAAGTGATGAAGTACCTCGGGCCTGCGCTGATGGCGGTGGAAGTCGCCCTGGCCCTTGCCTCGGTGGTGCTCACCTGTGGCGGCAGCCTTGCGGTGGTCGCGGCCAAAGTGGCCGGCAGGGTGAGTGGCAAGGCTGCGCAGGTTGCCCTGTCGGTGGGCCAGAAAATCCAGAGTGTGGCCTCCAGCGGGGGCTCCTCGGTTGCCAGCGCGGGCACCCAGGCCAAGCTGCAGATGACCTTGACCGGTGCCGGCATGGCGACCGCCACGCTGTCGGGCGCAGGTGAGGCTGCCAGTTCGGTGATGCAAGGGCTGGCGCTGCGCAGCGAGGCCCAACTGGCCGAAATGCGCCTGGTGCTGGAGCAGGGCCATGGCTATCTCGAGCAACTGGCCAAGGAACTTGAACAACTACTCGCAAAGAAGCAGCAACGCTTCGAGCAACTGCTGGAAATGTTGAGCGTACGCCACAAAGCCTGCGCGGACATCGCCTGTCGAAACGTCATCGCTTGATCAAGGAGCAATCATGAATCTGTCTATTACCAACATCGATCATATGCCCGCCCTGGATTCCCCATCACCGCTGAGCGAGGGACACAATGCCGCGAAGCCGTTGTGGGCGATGCTGGCAATGCCGTGTCCGGCAGCGAGAGCGAAGATCTGCGCGCGGCCAGGGCAAGTCGACCTGGATGCGCCACAGGCGATGCCTTGCAGCCAGGATCTTCAGAGCCTGCTGGCCATTCTCCGCGCTGCCATGCAGGTGCGCGACGGTAACGCGCAAGGGCGCAGAACCCAGGCTGAGGTCAGCGTGCAGGCCAGCAAGGAACAGATCGGCTGGATGAGAACCGCCAGCAACGCGCTGTTCGCCTCGGCGGTTGTCAGTGGTGCTTTGAGTGTTTTCACGTTGGCCAGTGGCACCATCGGCATGCGCCGAAACCTGGATGATGCGAGCACGATCAAAAGCCTGGAACAAGCCAACCATACCGCCAGATATGATCAGCCTGGCGAGGTGACAATGGCCTCGAAAAAACAGATCGACTCGAATCGTATCGAGGTCAAGCATCTGCAGAACGGCATCGATACCCGCAACACCACCTTGCACACGCTCAATGGGGTGGCACAAAGCGGGGCTGCATTCGGCACCGGCATCGCCCACGCCATCAAGTCGTTGCAGGATGTGTGGGCCAAGGAGCAGGAACTTGAAGCAACGGTTGCTGGCAACCAGAAGGAGCTGTTCCAGCGCAACACCGATGACCTGGCGAAAGTGATCGACCAGCTTCGCCAGCTCATTCAGGAGATCCTGCGTAACGACAACCAAGGATTCAGGGCCGCGGGCGTGATGGTATGAGCGCGTCGCGCAGCATGAACATCGACAGAGGCCGCGGTCTTTTCTTCCGGTATTTTGATAGAGGTTTGCAGAATGATTGAATCGGTTTCCACGGCTTGGGTATTTGGTGCCAGCCTGAATCCAGTCAATGAGCGCAGTGACTGCGCACAGGTCAAGACCAGCGAGTCCGCGCAGCGCTTGGCCCGTCACGAGGAGCCGCAGAAACATGGCATCCTGATGCGGCTGTTCATTACGATTGCCGCGTTCTTCGGCTTTCGCACCGGTGGCCTGGCGGGTGGGACGCAGGCCACGGCCTCGGCGCCGGACGTGATGCGCTCACTCAACGAACAGATGGCCAAGGGACTCCCGGATGTCATGAGGTCGCAGGCAAGCGGAATACTGGCCAAGCAGGAAAGCCTGCCAACCGAGCAGTTCATGGCCAGCTATACGGAGCAGCTCACGGGCAGCAACATCATGCGTAACGCCAACTGCCTGTTGTCGAATGTCGTCAAGTTGGGCGAGCTTGTACCTGCGCTGAAGGTTGCGACGAGCATCAACGAGGTCGATATCGTCGGCGGATATTCTTTGAAGGAAGCCCAGTTCCCGGACAATATCGCACTGATGCAGAGCGACCCGAAGGCTGCCGCCAGGGTGCTCGATGCGGTAATGTTCCTGGCCTCGCGATTTGCCGAGTTTCCGGACCCCGAGCAGGTGGGACCTGAAGCGATGGTGGCGTTCGTCAAAGAGGTTGATGCCGAGTTCATTGAGTTGTTTGCCCAGAAGCCTGGGGTGCAGGTACCAGCCGTCGTGGTGGATGCACGCGAAGATGACCCTTCGGTGAGGGCCGACACTTTGGGCGGAGCGAGCGATGCTCAACGTGTGAAACCTGAAGAAGTTTACGACACGACGACTGTCAGTCAGCCTGATCCGGTAACGTCGTTGAAAGCCATCAAGCTCGGCTTTGTCAAGATTGACGACGAGGTCGCGTTGCCAACGCGCAATGACTTCTACGCGACCATGAATTCGCTGCAGCGGCCGACCAGTCCGCTCTCCGAGTCGTTTGAGCATCTGGAGCATCTTGCCGAACATGGCAGTGCTGCCGAGAAGGCAATCGCTTCAATGGTCCTGGACCACCAGGCAATAGGGCAGTCCCACTCTTACGGCGATCTCTTCGGGCAGCGCAAGCTGGAGCCCAATCTGCTGCAGGCCCACTCCGCGCACTCGTTCGTGGACACGCTGCAGAAGAAGCTGGACATGGCAGCACGCCTGCTAGGTGACCTGCAAGCCGCCCACGCGGCTTGAGTGCAACGCTGGCTGGGGGCTTCGGGCTTCAGCCAGCTCTTCGAATTCCCGCCCGCTCACCCCGTGTGAAACCAGCCCAGGGTGATTATCGTCACCACGAGATAGCGCCCGCCCTTGGCCACGGTGACCAGCAGCACGAAGCGCCAGAAAGGCTCGCGCATGATCCCAGCGATCAAGGTCAGTGGGTCGCCGATCACCGGCATCCAGCTCAGCAGCAACGACCATTGCCCCCAGCGTTGGTAGCGCTGCTGGGCGCGCTCCAGCTGGCGGGCGCTGAACGGGAACCAGCGTTTGTCGCGCAGGTGCTCGATGGCCCGGCCCAGCAGCCAGTTGACGATGGACCCCAGCACATTGCCGAGCGTGGCGACCAGCAGCAGGGTTGCCCAGGCTTGCGGGTCGCGCAGCAGCAGGCCGACCAGCACCGCCTCCGATTGCAGTGGCAGCAGGGTGGCGGCGCCGAAGGCGCTGAGGAACAGCGCCCAGAGGCTGAGCATCAGTAGTTGGCGACCACGGTGTCGCGGTCGTCCAAGGTCACGCCGATGACCTGGTAGGCGTCCTTGTGGTCACCCATCTCCATGCCCGGCGAGCCCATGGGCATGCCGGGCACGGCCAGGCCCTTGAGGTCGGCGCGGCTGGCCAGCAGGCGCACCTGCTCGGCCGGCACATGGCCTTCGACGAACTTGCCGTTGATCACGCCGGTATGGCACGACGCCAGGCGTGGCGCCACGCCCAGGCGCTGCTTGACCGCGCTCATGTTCGGCTCGACATGGTCGTTGACGGTGAAGCCGCTATCGCCCAGGTGCTTGATCCACGCCTTGCAGCAGCCGCAGTTGGGGTCGCGGTAGACGTCGATGGTCTCGGCGGCCTGGGCCAGGCCGGTGATGGCCAGCAGGCCAAGGGTGAGCAGGTGTTTGCGCAGCATGGTGAAGCTCCTGTGAAACTAAACATATCTGGTTGATCAGCGCCGCTCCTACAGGGACACTGGCAGCTCATAAAGGACCGGCGTCAAATTTCAGAAACGCAGGCGGACCCCGGCCACCAACCGGGTCTGGCCGATGTCCTCGTCATTTTCTCGGGCCTGGTCGGCGCGGTTGCCGTGCAGGCGGTTGAAGCTGACCCCGACGTAGGGCGCGAACGCGCGCGTGATCTCGTAGCGCAGGCGCAGGCCCACCTCGCTTTCGGCCAGCCCCGCGCCTTGTTCGCGCCCGCCGTCGTTGCGCCCGAAGAAGTTGGCTTCGACGGTCGGTTCGAGGATCCAGCGATTGGTCAGCAGCATAGCGTAACCGGCCTCCAGGCGCAGCGCGGTCTGCTGCCGCTCGCCGGCATAGGCGGTGGCTTCCAGCTCCAGGCCGTAGAGCGGCGTGCCCTGGATGCCGAAGGCTGCCCAGCTTTGGCCGCTGGCGGGCTTGAAGTCCTGGCGCACACCGCCGACCAGTTCCCACCAGGGGCTGATGGCATGGCCCCAGAGCGCCTGCAGCTCAGCTTTGTGGGTCTTGCCCTGTTCACGCTCACCCTCGCTGCGCAGCCACAGGCGGTCTATATCGCCGCCGACCCAGGCGGTAGCGTTCCAGTTCAGGGCGCCTCTGTTTTCGAAGTTCTGGTACTCCAGCTGGTCGACGATCACTGCCCAGTTGGTTGCCCGGTCGTGCACCTGATGCCCTGGCAGGAGCGGGAAGGCGGCGCGGCGGTCGGCGTCGGTGACTACCGGCAAGGGTGTGCGTGGTTGGTCGGGGGGCGTCGCCGCGTGGTTCATCAGGCTGTGGTCCATGGGCATGCTGCCATGGTTCATCTGGCCGTGGTCCATTGGCATGGCGCCGTGGTTCTTATGGTCCATGCCCGCAGCCAGGGCCCGTTCGCTGGCCAGCAAGGCCATCAGTGCGACACCGGTGACGATACGGCGGTTGCAGTTCTCATTCATCGACCCGTACCTCGCGGAACATGCCGGTCTCCATGTGGTAGAGCAGGTGGCAGTGGTAGGCCCAGCGGCCCAGGGCGTCGGCGGTCACACGGTAGCTGCGCCGGCTGCCGGGAGGGATGTCGA includes:
- a CDS encoding SycD/LcrH family type III secretion system chaperone, which translates into the protein MTAAQQIGADAIEAEAIEGFFAEGGTFAMLRGIGAAQLETLYAQAFGFYQGGRLEDALTMFKGLAALDHYDARAFLGVAACYQALQRYQEALPAYAYGAMLAPHDPRFCLHAAECQQHLGDLVSARSGYEHAQALAENGEQGGLASRAQGLLEALRQKEAASHAN
- the sctE gene encoding type III secretion system translocon subunit SctE, yielding MIQESLATGRDLHGLLDKSVDPGRFMQPALATLPDVGALILGQLAGEISDAELDIRLTELLSRLGARQTELNLQQVRQMTEQNRQQMALNAQKMAEVSQRHQDAGTASVFAKVFGWAAAIVSIVVGTVMVATGLGAVAGALMIAGGVMGVVSMSLNQAAEDGHISKEVMKYLGPALMAVEVALALASVVLTCGGSLAVVAAKVAGRVSGKAAQVALSVGQKIQSVASSGGSSVASAGTQAKLQMTLTGAGMATATLSGAGEAASSVMQGLALRSEAQLAEMRLVLEQGHGYLEQLAKELEQLLAKKQQRFEQLLEMLSVRHKACADIACRNVIA
- a CDS encoding virulence-associated V antigen gives rise to the protein MSREYRRQVIETLLGPEGQARLAQSRPYFDSLLPHPLPDQPVDALIQLLEAYAAWLPGAPVQLVNLGERLRMDELVMAAMGLRMRKQKAERTELSEQLKSLTAELKIFSVIQSKVNVVMAAKGTFDLQDPGFNLFDPKLYDLDAAAWETSPERRLLASYGNAVVTVRQFLADTPTGISPNGSDRRPHRVSGPMDGLESQYSWHKDNNPLANFSQALSDRTRIVNDKVTEQTTLLNDVGSRYTTSTEVMMKFVETWFSMLSKIMQN
- a CDS encoding DUF411 domain-containing protein encodes the protein MLRKHLLTLGLLAITGLAQAAETIDVYRDPNCGCCKAWIKHLGDSGFTVNDHVEPNMSAVKQRLGVAPRLASCHTGVINGKFVEGHVPAEQVRLLASRADLKGLAVPGMPMGSPGMEMGDHKDAYQVIGVTLDDRDTVVANY
- a CDS encoding YopD family type III secretion system translocon subunit, whose amino-acid sequence is MNLSITNIDHMPALDSPSPLSEGHNAAKPLWAMLAMPCPAARAKICARPGQVDLDAPQAMPCSQDLQSLLAILRAAMQVRDGNAQGRRTQAEVSVQASKEQIGWMRTASNALFASAVVSGALSVFTLASGTIGMRRNLDDASTIKSLEQANHTARYDQPGEVTMASKKQIDSNRIEVKHLQNGIDTRNTTLHTLNGVAQSGAAFGTGIAHAIKSLQDVWAKEQELEATVAGNQKELFQRNTDDLAKVIDQLRQLIQEILRNDNQGFRAAGVMV
- a CDS encoding YqaA family protein; this encodes MLSLWALFLSAFGAATLLPLQSEAVLVGLLLRDPQAWATLLLVATLGNVLGSIVNWLLGRAIEHLRDKRWFPFSARQLERAQQRYQRWGQWSLLLSWMPVIGDPLTLIAGIMREPFWRFVLLVTVAKGGRYLVVTIITLGWFHTG
- a CDS encoding copper resistance protein B — protein: MNENCNRRIVTGVALMALLASERALAAGMDHKNHGAMPMDHGQMNHGSMPMDHSLMNHAATPPDQPRTPLPVVTDADRRAAFPLLPGHQVHDRATNWAVIVDQLEYQNFENRGALNWNATAWVGGDIDRLWLRSEGEREQGKTHKAELQALWGHAISPWWELVGGVRQDFKPASGQSWAAFGIQGTPLYGLELEATAYAGERQQTALRLEAGYAMLLTNRWILEPTVEANFFGRNDGGREQGAGLAESEVGLRLRYEITRAFAPYVGVSFNRLHGNRADQARENDEDIGQTRLVAGVRLRF